The stretch of DNA TTCGGATTCATAGTGTTCCCGAAATGTACGGTCCTCCTCAGCCAGGCGATCGAGCGCCGCTTCGATTTCACCCTGCTGTGCTTCGGAAAACGCAACGACTCCGATCGTGGGATGTGCAGCGGATTGCAGCAGTGTGCGAACCAGCTCGGCAATATACTCCGCTTCTGCTCGATTACGGCGTCCCTGATAAACACCGTGCTGCATGAAATGAAAACTCACAGGCCGCTTCAAAAGTTCAGCGGCGTTGGCGTCGCCGTCTTCCGATGAGGCGGCGATCAATTCCTGGCGACCGAGTGGCGCGAGTTCTTCTTCCGGCACCGTCAACAGTCGGCCGCTGTAAAATGCCCAGTTGGAAAAGCTAATGAGCGATTCTGACCGGCTGCGGTAGTGCCAGCGCAACATGCGGGAAGGCAGGTTGCGCGCCGCATGGTTGAGGAAGCTGTTACTCTCTAAATCATACTCGACCATTTCGCCGTCTTCCTCAAACGTCAATTGTTCATCATCGTCTGAGTTGCGGGCGGAGAAGAAATTCGTCGGGGGCAGTTGCATTTCATCACCGACGACAATTGCCTGTGTCGCTCGGAACAGCGATGGCACGGCTTCTTCGAGCAAAATTTGACTGGCCTCGTCGAAAATGACGACGTTGAAGTGATCTGTATCCAATGGCAGCGTATCGGAAACACTCAAGGGGCTCATCAACCAGATTGGTTTCAGATCCTTGACTACCATCCCCGACTCACCAGCCACTAATTCGCGAATCGGCTTATAGCGCATCGATTTACCGAACTCATGCTCCAACTCGCGGCGACCACGGGCATACTCCTTTTTGAAAGGCTTCTGCTCAGGCGTCAACTGTGCAGCCGGCAATGTCGAGATTTTGGTGTGCTCCAAAAACCGTGCCCGCACTCGGTCACAGAGCACTCGCGCGTTGATCTGTTGCCAGTCCGTCATGAGTCGGTCAAGTTGTTGGACGTGCCGTGCCTGGAGGCTGCCGCCGAATTTGGCAAAACTTCGCTCTTTCCGCAGCACGTCTTCAAAACTGCACAGGGCAGAAGCCGCCTCCAATTCCTCGACGGTCCAATTATTCGCACGTAATGCAGTGGCAATTTCTCGCGGTAATCTCACAAGTTCGCGGGCGCACTCCAGATAGTCCGGTAAGTCGTCCAGGGCATTCTCAAATTCGTTCAATACTGTGAGCAGGTCAGTCGGCGAGATCGTCTTGTAGTCAGTCAGGAAGCGGTCCAGTTGATCGGGAAGCCGTTCCGCTGCCGGCGCGAGGTCCGCGAGCATCGCAATGCGGGTATCCGCATCATTCGCATCGATCAAGAATTGATGTGCCGTCTGCACGTGCTCCGGTTGTGATTCGACGAATTGCGAGAACTGCGAAATCCTTTTTACGAATTCGGTGAACGAACCCTCAACTCGGAATTCCTTCGCTAGTTGTGCGTCGGCCTCATGCACTGCTTGCTCTGCCGCATATTCGCCTTCCAACCATTCCAGAACCTGCACATACGTCGGCGATAGGACATGCGACTTGAAGTCGTAACAACGGTTTAACACCGACCGCAGTTTCCACCATCCCGGTTTGAAAAACCGCAAATGATCGCCGTCGTAGAGTTGGGCGCGTTGTAGGACTGTCGAGACTTCATTAGCAGGCAGCTTCTGCTTCCAGTGCGCTGCTGATTCGCGCTGCTTCTCTAATTTACGGCGGAGTTTGTTGAACCGACGTTTTCCTTTAGCGAAATCGCTCGCAACTTGACTTCCCTCCTGCAAGAGAGCCGAGGCGTTTTGCCGGGCCAAAAAACTAACTTGCGATGCGCAGCGTATAATGTCGAGCGACTTAGTACAGGTATCGCAACTGGTTGCCGGAAGGCCAGTTTCGGCAATTGCTCGAACGATTTTCTGTAGCGAATCAATCACCGGCGGCAAACATTGGGAAACGTACTCAATGGGCCGATCGGCATTCAGGACGGCATCGTTGATCAACCGCAACGGATACCGCGCCAGTACCCCGTCAGGCTGAACAATTCGCAGCAGTTGGTCAACTTGTTGCAATTCCTCGCGGGCATTATACACATGAGAAAAATCTGGAATGCCTTCACGCGACCGTGAAGAGAATTCCGGCAATTGTTGTTTCAGCTCGATCAGACGTTCCAACAATTCCCGGATTTCGGTCCCCACCGCTGGAGGGCGAGCGGTCATTGTGGATTGAACTTCTTCAAGCGGCGCAAGTTCCCGTTTGATTTGTTTTAAAATCTGCTGACGTTTGCGTTCCACATTCGCAGTTTTACCTGTGGAATCGGCCAGAAACTCCTCATAGGTCCGTTTGAGATCCATCACAAATTCTTTTTTGTCCGCCTGCGAGTCGTGGATCAGGCAGGAGAGGCGGTCCAGCCCCTTTTGGCGCAGCCGATGATAGACGACGTCGATGGCGGCCCGTTTTTCACAAACGAACAGAACGCGCTCCCCGCGCGCGACATAATCCGCAATGAGATTGGTAATGGTTTGCGATTTCCCGGTCCCGGGCGGTCCCTGAATGATGTAACTGCTGCCGGTGCGCGACTCGGCAATTGCCGCCGCTTGTGTGGGATCGCACGGAACGACGTGATACCGTTCGGGCAATTCCAGCGGCGCAGTTTCGTCATCCTCAACGGGGCGCGGCGAGAGCGAAAAGGTGGCATCGAATGACGGATTGAGTGGGTTTTCTTCTAGGAGTGCTCGGTAGTCGCGGACCAGCGACATCTTCCGGTACTTGAAATTGCCCAGCGTCACGCTGCACAAATCGAACTCCCAGGCGTACGGGTTTCCCTCGCCCCCCTCGCGCAGGGAAAACAGCGTCTTGCGTTTTTCTGTCGCAGGCGGGGCCTGTGGCGGGGCCGCGTAATTCCGACGGACGGACGATTCATCGATGATGACTTCCAGTCGTGTGGGCGCGGGACGGATGCGGTCGTTATAGAGTTGTAGACCCAAGGGGTGATAGTTGGCCGGATCGTAACTGTAATCGAGGTCAAGAAACCGTCGCACACTCCGTCCGGCAAGTCGCACGCGCCGTCGATATTGGTCCAGCCGACGTTGCGCTTTGTCATGAATGAGGTCGATTCGCGGCCGGTCGATTTTTTGCAGGCTGACCGCCGGCTCGCTCGCTTCGATTTCGCGAGCCAAAAACGTATGCAAATCATCCAGCGACGAGTTTTCGAGATCGATCCTCTCCGGCAGTTCGATGTTGTACAACTGCTGAAACAGATGCCGTACAACCGGGTTGATTTCCGCAGCGGAATCGAGCGACTTGAGGTGAAACGTGTCCCGGACACCCTTCTTCTTGGTTAGTTCCACCGGTACCAGCACCAATGGCGATTCATACTCGACCGGGGGAGTTTCTTTGAGGTTTGACCACCGCAGAAAACAGGCGACGAGCCGCAATTGCGCAAACCCGTATTCGTTCTTGTCACGTTGCGCATCGAGCCGAATATGATCCAGCAGGCTGGGCAAGTAGAGCGCCTCATGGAAATTCAGATGTTTGTTGAGCGAAAGGCCTTTTCCTGAAGCGATACGTTTCTGAATGTCTTTGTTCCAGACCAGGATCTGATCGGAGCGAATCCGCTCTACGTCGAACGACAAGGGAACCGAAGCGTGCGTCAAATTGACCGTGTGCATTGTCGCCCGGAAGTGCAGCAGTCGGTTGCGCCGAGAAATATCAAGCAGCCGCTCCTGTAGCTTGGATAACACGATCTGCTGCTTGCCATGGAGGTCTTGCTTCCCAAAGTCCGCCACACGTGCCAGTTCGACGTCGAAATCGATATCCTGGTCACGATAGTTTTCCAAGGCATTCAAAAGAGCAGGGAGGTTCTGCGGTCGGCGATGGCGGTCCAGTTCGGTCATCCGCAGGATGGCGCGTGCGAGCACCGGATGCAGCCCCGACTGAATGGCAAACAGGTTGCCACGCTGTTCCACGAATGCGGCGAACTCATCATCTTCATTCAGGTTCAACCCACACGCAATGCTCGCCAGTATTAATCCCAGACTGAAGACATCGGTCAGCGGATCGTGATGGTCAATCAGGTGCTCCCAGCTCACATATCCCTGCAGATAAACTGGACGCTGAATCTCCTCGTCCCTTTTACCAATCTGCAAATTCACAATGCGGTCGTGATTCTCGTCGTCAGCGGACTCGACCCGCGCTTCGTGGACAATCTCAACGGCAGAAGTGTCACGGCGACTCAGCTTGCGCAGCGCAGCCTGATTGTACGTTGGCGACTGCAACCGCGACTCTTCAAACCAGATTCTCCCACTATCGACTTGCAGATCGGCGAGCCCTTCCAGGGGGGCAACCTGTCCCGCTTCGTGCGCGGCGACCACCTGTCGCAGCAGTGGCAAAAAGCTCGCTAAGGTGTCTTCAGTCGTGAAGCCCCCCTCGGCCAACCGCGACTGCAGGAACTCGTCGAACGACGTCATGATGCCTCGCTCTCTTGTGCTGCCTGGTCCACAATGGTTTTGGCATCGCGGCGGAGCTTGGCCAGTTGTTTCTTGCCGATTCCTAATTCTTTGTGCACGATTTCCCCAAAGCGGCTGTCCATCTGTAATCGTTCAGTCAAGCGAAGGGCCGCTGCCAATGGGGCTTCATCAAGTTCGCGGTCCGTGGTGACGAAATCGAGCAACACGTAGCAATAGTAATCACGCAGTGGTGCATCGTGGGTCTGGAGGTCAGCGGAAAGTTGCTCATCGATCTGCGACTCCACTGGTGGTTCATATCCGTCGAAAAATAGCCGTGCATGGCCCAGCAGCTTATCGGTCTGTAACCACGCGCTGGATAGAAATGCATCGACCAGTCGTCGCGTGAATCGGTCGATGCGACTTTGCGCGAGCAGGTCGAGCTCGTTGAGTGCGAGTGGTCCTTCGATCATGCGACGGATCTCCTTCTCAACACCCGTCGATTGTTCGTCCCACAATTGGAGCGCTCTTGTGCGAATGTAACATTCCGGATGCGTCCTCTCCGCGGTTTTTGAAGACTCACTGCCGGCAATTTCTTCGGCCTGTTTCAGGTAGCTTTCCGCATTGACTTCTCGCACACTGGTTTCGGTTTTTACCAACGTACTGATCGTCGGCAGCAGTTCGCCACAAGCGATCCGCGCTCCGCGATCACAAAAGATTTCGGCGTAGAGTCGAAACAGTCGATGACTTTCCGACTGTGGCGAACCTTGTGGACCATCGTTGGTCAAAGCGGCGAGAATCTCGTCGGCAACGAAGAACTTCCCG from Symmachiella dynata encodes:
- a CDS encoding AAA domain-containing protein encodes the protein MTSFDEFLQSRLAEGGFTTEDTLASFLPLLRQVVAAHEAGQVAPLEGLADLQVDSGRIWFEESRLQSPTYNQAALRKLSRRDTSAVEIVHEARVESADDENHDRIVNLQIGKRDEEIQRPVYLQGYVSWEHLIDHHDPLTDVFSLGLILASIACGLNLNEDDEFAAFVEQRGNLFAIQSGLHPVLARAILRMTELDRHRRPQNLPALLNALENYRDQDIDFDVELARVADFGKQDLHGKQQIVLSKLQERLLDISRRNRLLHFRATMHTVNLTHASVPLSFDVERIRSDQILVWNKDIQKRIASGKGLSLNKHLNFHEALYLPSLLDHIRLDAQRDKNEYGFAQLRLVACFLRWSNLKETPPVEYESPLVLVPVELTKKKGVRDTFHLKSLDSAAEINPVVRHLFQQLYNIELPERIDLENSSLDDLHTFLAREIEASEPAVSLQKIDRPRIDLIHDKAQRRLDQYRRRVRLAGRSVRRFLDLDYSYDPANYHPLGLQLYNDRIRPAPTRLEVIIDESSVRRNYAAPPQAPPATEKRKTLFSLREGGEGNPYAWEFDLCSVTLGNFKYRKMSLVRDYRALLEENPLNPSFDATFSLSPRPVEDDETAPLELPERYHVVPCDPTQAAAIAESRTGSSYIIQGPPGTGKSQTITNLIADYVARGERVLFVCEKRAAIDVVYHRLRQKGLDRLSCLIHDSQADKKEFVMDLKRTYEEFLADSTGKTANVERKRQQILKQIKRELAPLEEVQSTMTARPPAVGTEIRELLERLIELKQQLPEFSSRSREGIPDFSHVYNAREELQQVDQLLRIVQPDGVLARYPLRLINDAVLNADRPIEYVSQCLPPVIDSLQKIVRAIAETGLPATSCDTCTKSLDIIRCASQVSFLARQNASALLQEGSQVASDFAKGKRRFNKLRRKLEKQRESAAHWKQKLPANEVSTVLQRAQLYDGDHLRFFKPGWWKLRSVLNRCYDFKSHVLSPTYVQVLEWLEGEYAAEQAVHEADAQLAKEFRVEGSFTEFVKRISQFSQFVESQPEHVQTAHQFLIDANDADTRIAMLADLAPAAERLPDQLDRFLTDYKTISPTDLLTVLNEFENALDDLPDYLECARELVRLPREIATALRANNWTVEELEAASALCSFEDVLRKERSFAKFGGSLQARHVQQLDRLMTDWQQINARVLCDRVRARFLEHTKISTLPAAQLTPEQKPFKKEYARGRRELEHEFGKSMRYKPIRELVAGESGMVVKDLKPIWLMSPLSVSDTLPLDTDHFNVVIFDEASQILLEEAVPSLFRATQAIVVGDEMQLPPTNFFSARNSDDDEQLTFEEDGEMVEYDLESNSFLNHAARNLPSRMLRWHYRSRSESLISFSNWAFYSGRLLTVPEEELAPLGRQELIAASSEDGDANAAELLKRPVSFHFMQHGVYQGRRNRAEAEYIAELVRTLLQSAAHPTIGVVAFSEAQQGEIEAALDRLAEEDRTFREHYESELEREEDDQFAGLLVKNLENIQGDERDVIIMSVCYAPNESGKMRMNFGPINQSGGEKRLNVAFSRAKHHMALVSSIRSSAITNDYNDGANCLKNYLQYAERSSSGDAVGAQRVLQAMSLARAGNDDRQLARNAVINQLEAALRAQGYEIDFAVGQSQFRCDLAIRREGDVCYRLGILVDTADYYQQTDLLERDLMKPNLLRAFGWRIAIVLSKDWWENSANVLARLQRIAEATEDDLAQQQTHETNPEDASAETAGGLSTDLDAGDDVEENAIDR
- a CDS encoding M48 family metalloprotease, which produces MLEIPDTLNVPAYHTEVAAYLQNEQAELWQWFAANCLGKDHIDAVRLELLKSAYRVDDQTTPRLQDLAHEAAQQLGLDVPITLYHAQRSVNGLNAHLTFLPGEVHIVLHGSIAEVLDDVELRALFGHELSHYIFWTGWDGKFFVADEILAALTNDGPQGSPQSESHRLFRLYAEIFCDRGARIACGELLPTISTLVKTETSVREVNAESYLKQAEEIAGSESSKTAERTHPECYIRTRALQLWDEQSTGVEKEIRRMIEGPLALNELDLLAQSRIDRFTRRLVDAFLSSAWLQTDKLLGHARLFFDGYEPPVESQIDEQLSADLQTHDAPLRDYYCYVLLDFVTTDRELDEAPLAAALRLTERLQMDSRFGEIVHKELGIGKKQLAKLRRDAKTIVDQAAQESEAS